One genomic window of uncultured delta proteobacterium includes the following:
- the purT gene encoding phosphoribosylglycinamide formyltransferase 2 (Evidence 2a : Function of homologous gene experimentally demonstrated in an other organism; PubMedId : 10913290; Product type e : enzyme), with translation MVSIGTPGTKTAKKLLLLGSGELGREVAIEAMRLGVEVIAVDRYAGAPAMQVAHGSHVISMLDGAALRAVVEREKPDLIVPEIEAIATDTLLELEKEGFTVVPTARAAKLTMNREGIRRLAAEELGLPTSPYAFAATFEDFSAAVVAIGMPCVVKPVMSSSGKGQSVVKTHDGIAKAWDYAQSGGRAGGGTVIVEGFIDFDYEITQLTVRHKGGVTFCEPIGHYQEDGDYRLSWQPQPMSEKALLESRRIAGAITSALAGSQNGWGIFGVELFVKGDMVWFSEVSPRPHDTGLVTCISQNLSEFALHARAILGLPVPSLRQYGPAASAVILPQGNSTSPAFHNIDAVLEEPDTAIMLFGKPEIAGRRRMGVALALGGSIENAKEKARAAAAGVGVSL, from the coding sequence ATGGTCAGTATCGGCACGCCGGGGACGAAAACCGCGAAAAAATTGCTGCTTCTGGGGTCCGGGGAGCTCGGGCGGGAAGTCGCCATCGAGGCCATGCGGCTCGGGGTGGAGGTCATCGCCGTTGACAGATACGCAGGAGCGCCCGCCATGCAGGTCGCGCACGGAAGCCACGTCATCTCCATGCTGGACGGCGCCGCGCTCCGGGCGGTAGTGGAGCGGGAAAAGCCGGACCTCATCGTGCCGGAAATCGAGGCCATCGCCACGGACACACTTCTGGAACTGGAAAAGGAAGGGTTTACCGTGGTGCCCACGGCGCGGGCCGCGAAACTGACCATGAACCGTGAGGGCATCCGGCGCCTCGCGGCGGAGGAACTCGGCCTGCCGACCTCCCCCTACGCCTTTGCTGCCACCTTTGAGGATTTTTCCGCCGCGGTCGTTGCCATCGGCATGCCGTGCGTGGTGAAACCCGTCATGAGCTCCTCGGGCAAGGGGCAGAGCGTCGTCAAAACGCACGACGGCATCGCGAAAGCCTGGGATTACGCGCAGAGCGGGGGCCGGGCTGGCGGCGGCACGGTGATCGTGGAAGGCTTTATCGACTTTGATTATGAAATTACGCAGCTGACCGTGCGCCACAAGGGCGGGGTCACGTTTTGCGAGCCCATAGGCCATTATCAGGAAGACGGCGACTACCGTCTTTCCTGGCAACCCCAGCCGATGAGCGAAAAAGCTCTGCTCGAGAGCCGGCGCATCGCGGGCGCGATCACCAGCGCCCTGGCCGGGAGCCAGAACGGCTGGGGTATTTTCGGGGTGGAGCTTTTCGTCAAGGGCGACATGGTCTGGTTCAGCGAAGTGTCGCCCCGGCCCCACGACACGGGCCTTGTGACCTGCATTTCCCAGAATTTGTCGGAATTTGCCCTGCACGCCAGGGCCATTCTGGGGCTGCCCGTTCCGTCTTTGCGGCAGTATGGTCCGGCGGCGTCGGCCGTGATTTTGCCGCAGGGGAACAGCACATCCCCGGCGTTCCATAATATAGACGCGGTCCTGGAAGAACCGGACACGGCCATCATGCTGTTCGGCAAGCCGGAGATCGCGGGCCGCCGCCGTATGGGCGTGGCGCTGGCCCTTGGCGGCAGTATCGAGAACGCCAAGGAAAAAGCGCGGGCCGCGGCCGCCGGGGTGGGGGTTTCCCTGTAG
- the tktB gene encoding transketolase 2, thiamin-binding (Evidence 2a : Function of homologous gene experimentally demonstrated in an other organism; PubMedId : 8396116; Product type e : enzyme), translated as MPTRTERANAIRALSMDAIERANSGHPGAPMGMADMAEVLWNDFLRHNPANPQWVNRDRFVLSNGHASMLLYSVLHLTGYDLSMDDIKNFRQLGSKTPGHPELGVTPGVEATTGPLGQGLAMAVGMALSEKILAAEFNRDGFPVVDHHTYVFLGEGCLMEGVSSEASSFAGTQGLGKLICLFDKNGISIDGKVEGWFTENVAARYKAYGWQVIDNVDGHDPLAVKRAIAKARKDTARPSLICCTTVIGYGAPTKAGTAKTHGSPLGAEEIAGARKALGWNYEPFTVPDAVKKSWDARRKGKAAEKAWEKLFEAYAAAHPELAGEFSRRMRNELPSSWVTSLAHVGVAAFKAGESVATRVALRNVLNGIMPDGLPGLLGGAADLTPSVNTQWNGAKLVTAESPNGQYIAYGVREFAMGAVMNGIALHGGFIPYGGTFLVFSDYARGAIRLAALMKLRVIWVLTHDSIGVGEDGPTHQPVEHVPSLRLIPGLRVWRPCDAVETVVAWKCAVDSENAPSCLILSRQNLPMQKRTMEQGKSMERGAYVLYEPKGAPQGIIIATGSEVAIAVEAAQAMEKRGRKIRVVSMPCAEVFETQDKAWKESVLPSSIRARVAVEAAASDWWTKYVGLDGIVIGMNSFGESAPGGELFTHFGFTAEHVMKAMESLL; from the coding sequence ATGCCGACCCGTACAGAACGAGCCAACGCCATTCGCGCGCTTTCCATGGACGCCATCGAGCGGGCGAATTCCGGCCATCCCGGCGCGCCCATGGGCATGGCGGATATGGCGGAGGTCTTGTGGAACGATTTTCTCCGTCACAACCCGGCCAACCCGCAATGGGTGAACCGTGACAGATTCGTGCTTTCCAACGGCCATGCCTCCATGCTGCTGTACAGCGTGCTGCACCTGACCGGGTACGACCTGTCCATGGACGATATCAAAAATTTCCGCCAGCTCGGCTCCAAAACGCCGGGCCACCCGGAACTCGGCGTCACGCCGGGCGTTGAGGCCACGACCGGCCCCCTCGGGCAGGGCCTCGCCATGGCCGTCGGCATGGCGCTCTCGGAGAAGATCCTCGCCGCCGAGTTCAACCGGGACGGCTTTCCCGTCGTGGACCACCACACCTACGTGTTCCTCGGCGAGGGCTGCCTGATGGAAGGCGTGTCGAGCGAGGCGTCCTCCTTCGCCGGGACCCAGGGGCTCGGCAAACTCATCTGCCTCTTTGACAAGAACGGCATTTCCATTGACGGCAAGGTCGAAGGCTGGTTCACGGAAAACGTGGCCGCCCGGTACAAGGCTTACGGCTGGCAGGTCATCGACAACGTCGACGGCCACGACCCCCTGGCCGTGAAACGGGCCATCGCCAAAGCCCGCAAGGATACGGCGAGACCCAGCCTTATATGCTGCACCACCGTTATCGGCTACGGCGCGCCCACCAAGGCGGGCACGGCCAAAACCCACGGCTCCCCCCTCGGCGCGGAGGAAATTGCCGGCGCCCGCAAGGCCCTGGGCTGGAACTACGAGCCCTTTACCGTGCCCGATGCCGTTAAAAAGTCGTGGGACGCCCGCCGCAAGGGCAAAGCCGCGGAAAAGGCCTGGGAAAAACTTTTTGAGGCCTATGCCGCGGCCCATCCCGAACTTGCCGGGGAATTCAGCCGCCGCATGCGGAACGAGTTGCCCTCCTCCTGGGTCACAAGCCTGGCCCACGTCGGGGTCGCCGCGTTCAAAGCCGGTGAGAGCGTCGCTACGCGCGTGGCCCTGCGCAACGTGCTGAACGGGATCATGCCGGATGGCCTCCCCGGCCTTCTCGGCGGGGCCGCCGACCTGACCCCCTCGGTGAATACCCAGTGGAACGGCGCGAAACTCGTCACCGCGGAAAGCCCCAACGGGCAGTATATCGCCTACGGCGTGCGGGAATTCGCCATGGGCGCCGTCATGAACGGCATCGCCCTGCACGGCGGGTTCATCCCCTACGGCGGCACGTTCCTTGTTTTTTCCGACTACGCGCGCGGGGCGATCCGCCTTGCGGCCCTCATGAAACTGCGCGTCATCTGGGTTTTGACGCACGACTCCATCGGGGTCGGCGAAGACGGCCCCACGCACCAGCCCGTGGAGCATGTGCCCAGCTTGCGCCTTATCCCGGGCCTGCGGGTCTGGCGCCCGTGCGATGCGGTGGAAACCGTCGTGGCCTGGAAATGCGCCGTGGACAGCGAAAACGCGCCTTCCTGCCTTATCCTGAGCCGCCAGAATCTGCCGATGCAGAAACGGACCATGGAGCAGGGCAAATCCATGGAACGCGGCGCATACGTGCTGTACGAACCCAAAGGCGCGCCCCAGGGCATCATCATCGCCACGGGGTCGGAAGTGGCCATTGCGGTGGAAGCCGCCCAGGCCATGGAAAAGCGGGGCCGGAAGATCCGGGTCGTTTCCATGCCCTGCGCCGAAGTGTTTGAGACGCAGGACAAAGCCTGGAAAGAGAGTGTGCTGCCTTCTTCCATCCGGGCGCGCGTCGCGGTGGAAGCCGCGGCTTCCGACTGGTGGACGAAATACGTGGGCCTTGACGGCATCGTCATCGGCATGAACTCTTTCGGCGAAAGCGCGCCGGGGGGCGAGTTGTTCACGCATTTCGGCTTCACCGCCGAGCATGTCATGAAGGCCATGGAAAGTTTGCTGTAG
- a CDS encoding Flagellar filament 33 kDa core protein — MALTINNNLMAANAARNLSNSYSALSTSVRRLSSGLRVGQASDDAAGLAIRELMRADIASLNQGVRNANDAISLIQTADGALGVIDEKLIRMKELAEQAATGTYNSDQRLMIESEYQAMASEITRIANATDFNGVYLLNGNLSSSTHDGTELVSKGKLKVHFGTANDSAEDYYYIQIGNSTASALGVGNEADSTMEAYTVSTQARAQRALVGLNSAIISKDKIRAALGAMQNRLENTVSNLQIQAENLQAAESRISDVDVATEMTEFVRNQVLTQAAVAMLSQANSLPQMALQLIG; from the coding sequence ATGGCTCTTACTATCAATAACAACTTGATGGCCGCTAACGCCGCAAGGAACTTGTCCAACAGTTACAGCGCTCTGTCCACCTCTGTCCGCCGCCTGTCTTCCGGTCTTCGCGTCGGCCAGGCTTCCGACGACGCAGCCGGTCTCGCCATCCGCGAACTTATGCGCGCCGACATCGCGTCCCTGAACCAGGGCGTGCGTAACGCGAACGACGCGATCTCCCTTATCCAGACTGCTGACGGCGCCCTCGGCGTCATCGACGAAAAGCTGATCCGGATGAAGGAACTCGCCGAACAGGCCGCCACGGGTACCTACAACTCCGACCAGCGTCTGATGATCGAATCCGAATACCAGGCCATGGCTTCGGAAATCACCCGTATCGCCAACGCCACGGACTTCAACGGCGTGTACCTGCTCAACGGCAACCTCTCCAGCAGCACCCACGACGGCACGGAGCTCGTGTCCAAGGGCAAGCTGAAGGTCCACTTCGGTACGGCCAACGACTCGGCGGAAGACTACTACTACATCCAGATCGGCAACTCCACGGCCTCCGCGCTCGGCGTCGGCAACGAAGCCGACAGCACCATGGAAGCGTACACCGTGTCCACCCAGGCCCGCGCGCAGAGGGCTCTGGTCGGTCTGAACAGCGCCATCATCTCCAAGGACAAGATCCGCGCGGCTCTCGGCGCCATGCAGAACCGCCTGGAAAACACCGTGTCCAACTTGCAGATTCAGGCTGAAAACCTGCAGGCCGCCGAATCCCGCATCTCGGACGTGGACGTCGCGACCGAAATGACCGAATTCGTCCGCAACCAGGTTCTCACGCAGGCGGCGGTGGCCATGCTCTCCCAGGCCAACTCCCTGCCGCAGATGGCCCTGCAGCTCATCGGCTAA
- a CDS encoding PHP domain protein, with protein sequence MHTYIDLHTHSSASDGTDSPGDLVALAAGEGLGTVALTDHDTISGLAEASAAGERLGVDVVRGCELAVSSPHGEVHILGLWLPEHPASLAAALTAIREARDARNREMVENFRRAGFDVTYAELLAVAAGESVGRPHMARLLVQKGVCASTREAFVKFLGDDKAMYVPRALPTPEEGMAMLRAEKATTVLAHPMLLRATLPELDALVGTLAAMGLDGVEAYYPEHDATATRRAKKLAERHGLALSGGSDYHGAVRPEVRLGRIWNNGRVPGHILEDLLERRARQGQPVY encoded by the coding sequence ATGCACACGTATATTGACCTGCACACCCATTCTTCCGCCTCCGACGGCACGGACAGCCCCGGGGATCTTGTCGCCCTGGCCGCCGGGGAAGGTTTGGGAACCGTCGCCCTCACGGATCACGACACGATTTCCGGCCTGGCCGAGGCCAGCGCGGCCGGGGAGCGCCTCGGGGTCGACGTGGTGCGCGGGTGCGAGCTGGCCGTGTCCTCGCCCCACGGGGAGGTCCATATCCTCGGGCTGTGGCTGCCGGAACATCCCGCCTCCCTCGCGGCGGCGCTCACGGCCATCCGGGAAGCGCGCGACGCGCGCAACAGGGAAATGGTGGAAAATTTCCGCCGGGCGGGGTTTGACGTCACCTACGCGGAACTGCTGGCCGTGGCCGCGGGGGAATCCGTCGGCAGGCCGCACATGGCGAGGCTCCTGGTGCAAAAGGGCGTTTGCGCGAGCACCCGTGAGGCTTTCGTCAAATTTCTCGGGGACGACAAGGCAATGTACGTGCCGCGCGCACTGCCCACTCCCGAAGAGGGTATGGCCATGCTGCGGGCGGAAAAGGCCACGACGGTCCTGGCCCACCCCATGCTGCTCCGGGCCACGCTTCCGGAACTGGATGCCCTGGTGGGAACGCTGGCCGCCATGGGGCTGGACGGTGTGGAAGCATATTATCCGGAACATGACGCGACAGCGACGCGCCGCGCGAAAAAACTGGCCGAACGGCATGGCCTGGCGCTCAGCGGCGGTTCGGACTACCATGGGGCCGTGCGCCCCGAGGTGCGGCTCGGCAGGATATGGAACAACGGCCGCGTGCCCGGCCATATCCTGGAAGACCTGCTCGAGCGGCGTGCCCGGCAGGGGCAGCCCGTATACTGA
- a CDS encoding putative TRAP transporter solute receptor, TAXI family (Evidence 3 : Function proposed based on presence of conserved amino acid motif, structural feature or limited homology) → MIPRAPHPARLLMAALLTAVCAAGFAAPSHAETLLTLGAAPLGGTYYPAAIAIADIIAKHVPGTDIRVEVTGGTMENPALMQQGELQLGLANADAAFFAFHGKPPFNAPHTDLRALFVGLAPGVVQYAVTDDSGIFTIKDLAGKRAAVGPQGNSSGLLFTKILHFYGLRDSDLTRSFVSFSDGVNELIDGNVDMAIVQAGLPAPGLQEAFTGHRKIRLLSFPEAERDGFLREYPYYIPVTIPKATYHAMGGDVTTLATQNMVLVHASLPDGLVHAMTKAIFEHLPELYAAHPSLRSVTLETAAKSPIPLHAGALRYFTEMAVTP, encoded by the coding sequence TTGATACCGCGCGCGCCGCATCCAGCCCGCCTGCTGATGGCGGCATTGCTGACGGCCGTCTGCGCGGCGGGCTTTGCGGCGCCCTCGCATGCCGAAACGCTCCTGACCCTCGGCGCGGCCCCCCTGGGAGGAACCTATTACCCCGCGGCCATCGCCATCGCCGATATCATCGCCAAACATGTTCCGGGGACGGACATCCGGGTGGAGGTGACCGGCGGCACCATGGAAAACCCCGCCCTTATGCAGCAGGGGGAATTGCAGCTGGGGCTCGCCAACGCGGATGCGGCCTTTTTCGCCTTTCACGGCAAACCGCCGTTTAACGCCCCCCATACCGATCTGCGCGCCCTGTTCGTCGGGTTGGCGCCCGGCGTTGTGCAGTATGCGGTTACGGATGATTCCGGCATTTTCACCATCAAGGATCTGGCCGGGAAACGCGCCGCCGTGGGACCGCAGGGCAACAGTTCCGGGCTGCTGTTCACGAAAATTCTGCATTTTTACGGCCTGCGCGACAGTGATCTGACGCGCAGTTTTGTTTCCTTTTCCGACGGCGTCAACGAACTCATCGACGGGAACGTGGACATGGCCATCGTGCAGGCGGGCCTGCCCGCGCCGGGTTTGCAGGAGGCCTTTACCGGGCATCGGAAAATCCGCCTCCTTTCGTTCCCGGAAGCCGAGCGCGACGGGTTTTTACGCGAGTACCCCTACTACATCCCGGTCACCATCCCCAAAGCCACGTATCACGCCATGGGGGGTGACGTAACGACCCTGGCGACCCAGAACATGGTCCTGGTGCATGCCTCGCTCCCGGACGGCCTGGTCCATGCCATGACCAAGGCCATTTTCGAACACTTGCCGGAGCTGTATGCCGCGCATCCCTCACTGCGCTCCGTCACGCTGGAAACGGCGGCAAAAAGCCCCATCCCCCTGCACGCGGGCGCGTTGCGCTACTTTACCGAAATGGCTGTCACGCCGTAG
- the miaB gene encoding (Dimethylallyl)adenosine tRNA methylthiotransferase MiaB, whose translation MPNTFHITTFGCQMNAADSDWLSRSLVARGFVPVAADKATIHILNTCSVRDKPEQKVYSEIGRIRSATGNSPDILVCVGGCVAQQVGEKLFKRFSQVRLVFGTDGIASAPDAIARLAEAKRLRISLIDFADRFEERDAALDGETVPPAAFVNIMQGCDNFCAYCIVPYVRGRQKSRDADAVLAECAGLLERGAKEITLLGQNVNAYGLDLGVTVGNGRSAFGDLLYRVAALPNLSRLRFVTPHPKDMGPDMARAFADLPMLAPRLHLPLQSGSDEILRRMGRKYDTARFLELVTELKAARPEMHFSTDIIVGFPGETEEQFQETLSFMERVGFAGSFSFAYSDRPGTRASLLGDKLDKKTKFDRLARLQAWQYAFASDLLARMQGETVRVLLEGEAAAKDPVPGAVYWQGREERGHSVIVRMMREAPPGGWLGETVPVRVTGASMHGLKGDLA comes from the coding sequence ATGCCCAATACCTTTCACATAACGACATTCGGCTGCCAGATGAACGCGGCGGACTCGGACTGGCTTTCGCGCTCCCTGGTGGCGCGCGGGTTTGTGCCGGTCGCGGCGGACAAGGCCACCATCCATATTCTCAACACCTGCTCGGTGCGGGACAAACCCGAACAAAAGGTCTACAGCGAGATCGGCCGCATCCGCAGCGCAACCGGCAACTCGCCGGACATCCTCGTCTGCGTGGGCGGCTGCGTGGCCCAGCAGGTGGGGGAGAAGCTGTTCAAACGGTTTTCCCAGGTCCGGCTGGTGTTCGGCACGGACGGCATCGCCTCGGCCCCGGACGCCATTGCCCGGCTGGCGGAAGCGAAGCGCCTTCGCATCAGCCTTATCGACTTCGCGGACCGGTTCGAGGAACGGGACGCGGCTCTGGACGGGGAAACGGTGCCGCCGGCGGCGTTCGTCAACATCATGCAGGGCTGCGACAATTTCTGCGCGTATTGTATCGTGCCCTACGTGCGGGGCCGCCAGAAATCGCGCGACGCGGACGCGGTCCTCGCGGAATGCGCGGGCCTTCTGGAACGCGGCGCGAAGGAGATCACCCTGCTGGGCCAGAACGTGAACGCCTACGGGTTGGACCTGGGCGTAACGGTCGGCAACGGCAGGAGCGCCTTCGGCGACCTGCTGTACCGGGTGGCGGCGCTACCAAACCTTTCCCGGCTACGCTTCGTGACGCCCCACCCCAAGGACATGGGGCCGGACATGGCAAGGGCCTTCGCGGATTTGCCGATGCTCGCGCCCCGGCTGCACCTGCCGCTGCAGTCCGGGTCGGACGAAATTTTGCGCCGCATGGGCCGGAAATACGATACCGCCCGGTTTCTGGAACTGGTGACCGAGCTCAAAGCGGCACGGCCGGAAATGCATTTTTCCACGGACATCATCGTGGGCTTTCCCGGCGAAACCGAGGAGCAGTTCCAGGAAACGCTCTCGTTCATGGAACGGGTCGGGTTTGCGGGCAGCTTTTCTTTTGCTTACTCGGACAGGCCCGGCACGCGGGCGTCCCTGCTCGGCGACAAACTGGACAAGAAGACGAAGTTCGACCGGCTCGCCCGGCTCCAGGCCTGGCAATACGCGTTTGCCTCGGATCTGTTGGCGCGCATGCAGGGGGAGACGGTCCGCGTGCTCCTGGAAGGGGAAGCTGCGGCCAAGGACCCTGTTCCCGGCGCGGTATACTGGCAGGGGCGCGAGGAACGCGGGCACAGCGTCATCGTGCGCATGATGCGGGAGGCGCCGCCCGGCGGCTGGCTGGGAGAAACCGTGCCCGTGCGGGTTACCGGCGCGAGCATGCACGGCCTGAAAGGGGATTTGGCATAA
- a CDS encoding TRAP transporter, 4TM/12TM fusion protein, producing MPDSLFATTLPGRHTPLPDTVPGQLPARSKTRAALILTLSAVIFSFHMYTAMRGLFSADVQRAVHWSLMAALLFVISTPPENPAGKKLALAWDILCVIAIAAACVYLTAFWDNVSRVNPPSAAELFFGAALILATLEAARRTSGIFLPLTAAVFLAYALVGPYMPGLLKHKGYSLSRLVSYLYSTSSGIYGIPLGVSATYIVLFVFFGTFLNASGAGRLLMECSLALTGRFVGGAAKTAVVASALMGTMSGSPIANAVTTGPITIPLMRESGFSTNVACAVEAVSSTGGMIMPPVMGAAAFLIMEYLNLDYATLMKAAFLPALVFFISIYFTIDFYARKHKIGASARRETHALTTLRQTWHLLVPIVCLIVLLMLRYSPMKSVVWSLIVLFAVSWLRRETRLTPARCLTAITEGAKNSVAVAAACATSGIILGAISLTGVGTAVSSAIFAKFSNFLPGALLASMVVSLILGMGMPATAVYLILATLAAPSLVQLGVHPLAAHMFVFYFGIISTITPPVALTAYAAAAVGGGAPLRVGTKAFVLGIAAYCIPFVLVYAPEMMLIGSIPAALLRFAISIAAVYAVALATVGFLVKKMAPGCRALAALAGLLLITPNLTTDFLGFGLLVLVHVMHYLRRDVCCTEGEEKPS from the coding sequence ATGCCGGATTCCCTCTTCGCGACGACCTTGCCGGGGAGACACACCCCACTTCCCGATACCGTTCCAGGGCAGCTTCCCGCCCGCTCGAAAACCCGCGCCGCGCTCATCCTGACCCTTTCCGCCGTCATCTTTTCCTTCCACATGTATACCGCCATGCGGGGCCTCTTTTCCGCGGACGTCCAACGGGCCGTGCACTGGAGTTTGATGGCCGCGCTGCTGTTCGTCATCTCCACGCCGCCGGAAAACCCGGCGGGCAAAAAATTGGCCCTGGCCTGGGATATCCTGTGCGTCATTGCCATCGCCGCCGCCTGCGTGTACCTGACAGCATTCTGGGACAACGTTTCTCGAGTGAACCCCCCAAGCGCGGCGGAGCTTTTTTTCGGCGCCGCGCTCATTCTCGCCACGCTTGAAGCGGCCCGCAGGACGTCCGGCATATTCCTTCCCCTCACTGCCGCGGTGTTCCTGGCGTATGCCCTTGTCGGCCCGTACATGCCGGGGCTGCTGAAACACAAAGGGTATTCCCTCTCCCGCCTCGTTTCCTACCTCTACAGCACGTCTTCCGGGATATACGGCATACCGCTCGGCGTTTCCGCGACCTACATCGTTCTGTTCGTGTTTTTCGGGACTTTTTTGAACGCCTCGGGCGCGGGCAGGCTCCTTATGGAATGCAGCCTGGCCCTGACCGGGCGGTTCGTGGGGGGCGCTGCCAAGACGGCGGTTGTGGCCAGCGCCCTGATGGGGACCATGTCCGGGTCGCCCATCGCCAACGCGGTGACCACCGGGCCCATCACGATCCCGCTGATGCGCGAAAGCGGGTTCAGCACCAACGTCGCCTGCGCGGTGGAAGCTGTTTCCTCCACCGGCGGGATGATTATGCCGCCGGTTATGGGCGCGGCGGCCTTCCTTATCATGGAATACCTGAACCTCGACTACGCCACGCTCATGAAAGCCGCCTTTCTGCCGGCGCTCGTCTTTTTCATCTCCATTTATTTCACCATTGATTTTTACGCGCGCAAGCACAAGATCGGCGCGTCCGCCAGGCGGGAAACCCATGCGCTCACAACGCTGCGGCAAACCTGGCACCTGCTCGTCCCCATCGTCTGCCTGATCGTCCTCCTGATGCTGCGGTACTCGCCCATGAAGTCGGTGGTCTGGTCCCTGATCGTTCTCTTCGCGGTTTCCTGGCTGCGCCGGGAAACGCGCTTAACGCCCGCGCGCTGCCTCACGGCCATAACGGAAGGGGCCAAAAACTCCGTGGCCGTGGCCGCGGCCTGCGCGACCTCCGGCATCATTCTGGGCGCCATCTCGCTCACGGGCGTCGGGACCGCCGTTTCCAGCGCCATTTTCGCCAAATTCAGCAATTTCCTCCCCGGCGCGCTGCTGGCCTCCATGGTGGTTTCCCTCATTCTGGGCATGGGCATGCCCGCGACGGCCGTGTACCTCATCCTGGCGACGCTGGCCGCGCCGTCCCTGGTGCAGCTCGGGGTACACCCCCTGGCCGCCCACATGTTCGTGTTTTACTTCGGGATCATCAGCACCATCACGCCGCCCGTAGCGCTGACGGCCTACGCCGCCGCGGCCGTGGGCGGCGGCGCCCCCCTGCGGGTGGGCACGAAGGCCTTTGTCCTGGGCATCGCCGCGTACTGTATTCCCTTTGTGCTGGTCTACGCTCCGGAAATGATGCTGATCGGCAGCATTCCGGCGGCGCTGCTGCGGTTTGCCATCAGCATCGCGGCCGTCTACGCCGTGGCTCTGGCGACGGTCGGGTTCCTGGTCAAGAAGATGGCGCCCGGATGCAGGGCACTCGCGGCCCTGGCGGGCCTTTTGCTCATAACCCCCAACCTCACCACGGACTTTCTCGGATTCGGCCTGCTCGTGCTCGTCCACGTCATGCATTACTTGCGGCGGGACGTCTGCTGTACCGAGGGGGAGGAAAAGCCTTCCTAG
- a CDS encoding conserved hypothetical protein (Evidence 4 : Homologs of previously reported genes of unknown function): MKQEIRTEKAPLPGGPYSQGLKVGSRIYVAGQRPADAATGKIPEDFASQAKQVLENVRHVLEAGGGTMDDVVKVTVYLTDIANFAAFNAIYTTYFSPPFPTRTTVSCSLRGILVEVDAIAEIAE, translated from the coding sequence ATGAAACAGGAAATCCGTACCGAAAAAGCGCCGCTGCCCGGCGGCCCATACTCCCAGGGGTTGAAAGTGGGGTCCCGGATCTACGTCGCGGGGCAGCGTCCGGCGGACGCGGCCACCGGCAAGATACCGGAGGATTTCGCCTCCCAGGCCAAGCAGGTCCTGGAAAACGTCCGCCACGTGCTGGAAGCGGGCGGCGGCACCATGGACGACGTGGTGAAGGTCACGGTGTATCTTACGGACATAGCGAACTTCGCGGCTTTCAACGCGATTTATACGACGTATTTTTCCCCGCCGTTCCCGACGCGCACGACGGTAAGCTGCTCGCTCCGGGGCATTCTGGTTGAAGTGGACGCCATTGCCGAAATAGCGGAATAA
- a CDS encoding Rickettsia surface antigen, with translation MKKMMIRKSAVPVFILAALLALGGCATTGGKSYSKEEARQVQTVQRGVIVSISEVSIEQDASIVGTGIGGVLGGVVGSTMGGGKGRILTTAGGAAIGAVLGALGEKAVRTEKAYEFMIDLENNGGTISIVQAIDGDYAVGDRVRILRSSGNRARVVKAN, from the coding sequence ATGAAAAAAATGATGATCCGTAAAAGTGCCGTGCCGGTTTTTATTCTGGCCGCGCTCCTCGCGCTCGGCGGCTGCGCCACGACCGGCGGCAAATCTTACAGCAAAGAAGAGGCCCGGCAGGTGCAGACCGTGCAGCGGGGCGTTATCGTGTCCATTAGCGAAGTGAGCATCGAGCAGGATGCGAGCATTGTCGGGACGGGCATCGGCGGCGTTCTCGGCGGCGTTGTCGGCAGCACCATGGGCGGCGGCAAGGGGCGCATCCTTACCACGGCGGGCGGCGCGGCTATCGGCGCGGTGCTGGGCGCGCTGGGCGAAAAGGCCGTCCGCACGGAAAAAGCGTATGAATTCATGATCGACCTGGAAAACAACGGCGGGACCATCAGCATCGTCCAGGCCATTGACGGCGACTACGCCGTGGGCGACCGCGTCCGCATCCTGCGCAGTTCCGGCAACCGCGCGCGGGTTGTTAAAGCAAACTGA